DNA sequence from the Carassius carassius chromosome 6, fCarCar2.1, whole genome shotgun sequence genome:
tctcacatcacgtcgctcttgtaaaataataataagtaaagaaatatcaaaatcacttcgctgagaatacCACTTACCAGCTTCCgtggtgttgaaaatatcctctagcaattaaaaaatgcgcgtgtgGCATGACgaatcgtcccggtcggatgaggAGGTCaacgtcgtcaggtgaaaggtcatcatgtgggtcatcttattgacggctaaattattattcagaaattttactaatatttagattgggcatggacaggcattcacaaaagggtacgttatgacaaaaaaataataataattagaggaaattttgctttcACAAAAGGGCACCCAACGGCCCCCCCTCTGCACGTGCCTGCTGGCAACCACCAACAACACCCTATCATGGTGACACAAGCTCAAATTTTCCTCAGAGAACATAAAAGTTATAGGTTCGTTGATACAATAAGAACAGTTTGAAGCAAAGTTTCATCATGCATCTCACTATAAGTCTTTTGagttatttatttgcaaaaaacGTCAGTTATTGCAGAGGCATTACACCGCAGGGTCAACAGGACACACTTTATCTCAGTTTAGAAATTTCCAAGGGTCTTTCTATTGCCTGATGATCGGGAAAAAAAATGATGAACCTGCTTATTGGTCTTAAACAACAATATAAACCAACAATCATGTGCTCGCAGCTAAAGCTCAATAAGAAATGCATGGCTACATCACACACAGGATGAGGAAAAGACTAGTATTATAGCTGACTGTGAGGGCACAGAGCCATGTGGTGCAGAGAAGATAGTGAAAGAGAAACCGATAGGGAGGGTGAAAGCTAGTCTGAAAGACTTGTAGAGTGAGGAGGGGGTATTGGCAGCCCTGTCCTACAGAAAGAGGCCCACGGGCATTTGTTTTCTGAGAGGAATTACAAGTGGAAGAGAAACAAACCCTACAGCCACTGAAAAGAAAATCCTCTCACCTTTTTTCCCCCATTCtgccattttttaaaaaaaaaagccggAGTCTGTGGATTACAACAGGCTTTATTTGTTTACTTCGTACCAAGAATCTGGAAATTGAAGATGTCATTCTCTCTAAAGCGCCAGGGTCAATAAGAAGATGCTGAAAAAGAAGTCAAGCGTTTGCATTGGTGGAGAGTCTGAGCTCTGCATGGGCTCAATTAAATAGAGAAAGGAGTTTTTGCACACATGGGTCAAGGGCCAAAACATCACCAGAGTCAAATATTGATGAAAAGAGAAACAAACCATTTAAATGCAAATACAGAAAACAGTGACTCTTCTTGTTTTTCATGAGAGAAAGTTTATGTTTATCAGTTCCAAACATTCTCCCAAATATCTCCACCaaagaaaattttaaaaagtaacaaaggtTTTGAACAACATAAGGGAGAGTGaactctgtttttttgtttgtttgtttatttttttgcggggggggggggggggggggttgaagtATCCCTTCCAATAGGAATGTTCCTACATTAAGAGTAGCAGTGTTGATACCCATGACCAAAATACCAGATGTGTGAAtaataactgtattaataaagaaaatgattcaGTCAAAGATAGAAAGGGATCCATGTGATCCTATTAGAGGCTGTTACAAATAATAATTGTCTTAACATTGGAATATTCCACCAAGAAAGAAACTTTTTGCTGTTCTGAATAAAGTTCAAGACTAGACATCAGAGCGAGGACGACATTAATTAACAGGAAATCTTCTCACTCCCTCAGCTCGCATGAACTCTCCAACCAATCTTAATAtcggttgaagatgattaacaatTGGATCATATTCTCAGGCCTACCAGCAGTAATTTTCTATCAAACTTAAATGTCAGATGGAAGCCTGGGTCAAATGCGGTGCCATATGGTTCTTGACAGAGGTGTGAGCTGACGCATATATGAGAGGCATTTAAAGGACATGCTTTAAAATGATTTTCCACCAAACCAGGGCTATGAAACCATGACAAATTAATGTAGAACAAATTTGCATATGCTCCTTTTTGAAATGAGCTCAAACCACAGCAGAGTGTTAATAAAAAGATGTTGCACTACAGTCAGCATAGCTCAAATTATTTAGAACAACACTTAAATGAGCTTATAAATATTCAATGTACTGATATTTTGCAGGTGCAGTACCCTTGAGCAGAGGCAGCCGACATACAACCTAacatcattttcattaattcattattaatcGAGCAATACAATCTGGGTGTATGTTGGGGGGGTGTGGTCAGACTTGCAGAAAATAAATtgacaattttataataaataattagataATTAGAACTGATTAgaactaattatataatatataattattaaaataaattaaatacacaaaatattaagAAGATACTTATTGTAGTATCAATAATAAAGATAtgataaatatgtgtgtgttgtttaaaaaaataatctaaacgTGAAGAGTTCATATCAATACATAATGAGTTCATTCTTAAAGGTTCAGAGCGCTTCCGCAGTCATTACACATCACGAAGAAAGATGCGTAAAAACGCACGGCTCCGAGCTTCAGCTGTCCTGCTGTTTCTCGGTTGACTGCCACCATCGTGTGGAGAGGGAACGAAATAACTCAAACTGCTCATTCAcacttaaaaaacacaaaaatcagtCAAGAAACAAGATCATTTCAAAAGAGAAGGACTGAAACATATCCGTATTCAGGCACGTAACGGTGTGCGCAAGCGCCTAATAGCGCTGCAAGCAGTGATTTATCTTTAGGCTAGTGGATTTATGATATTAGTCTTTACTATTGATACATCTCTGACGAATGCTTTGACCTTTTTTGATTTATAAGGATCCTTAAACACACATATAAAACTGAATTACATCATGAAATGCGCCAGGATGTTTTATGGGTACTTGGACTTTAGCACAGAAGTATTTGCGCTGCCTGAGTGAGAATAAAGGATCATTGCGACTTTAccgatttaatatatttatatatattgaatatatatatatatatatatatatatatatatatatatatatatatatatatatatatatatatatatatatatatatatatatattgaatgcaCTGACGTGCCCGTGCATCAAATTAAATGCTATACTAGAACATAAAGTTATCCAACAAGTCTTACGATACGAAGGATGGATAAGCACTTTTACGCACGGGAGTTGGAAGCTCACCTGACTGCGAGGTGCACAGAGGAACAATCACAGCAGTAAGGATGAGGACGATGATGATGTCAGATCGCATTTTGATCATAAGAAGAGGCTGCATATCCATTTCTTCACATGTCCACTCCAAAGTCCAGTTGGTGAGCTATCAAATGTATTTCAGTCTGTGCGTCTTTGCGCAGATGTTCACATAGAGCGCATTGCCTGAAGTTGCGCCTTTGTCTGCAAGTATAACTGGATCACTTGATTAGATTATAAAACAGAGGAGGTAAAAGTGAATTATTCCTTGACTAAATGTGACTGGGACTGGCATCACTCTGCGCTGATTCCCGGACCGAGTTACGGTCTCCGTGCCCGGGCGCGCGCCTTGAGCGCCTGAACACCGCCCACTTAAGCACTGATTGGACAGAAGAGTGAATTAATCAAGGTGAAGCACGCCCCCAAACACAGAACTGTTATTATGTGGGGATTTAATTCTTATACTAGAGACAACAATACACAAAAATTACTCAATTCTTTACTTAGTGGTAGAATTCTTCTTTAATATACTTTACAAATGGATATACACCTCTAACGagaaaaagaaatcaaatgaaataaagtaaatCCTCACTAATTGAACAGGCTTTATGGCTGAGCAGTTCAGTAGCCCAGTGCATGCTACCAAATCAGACATGTATTAAAATCCCAGTCTCccacgctcaaacacacacacttgcacacaaacacagtacAAGCATACAGGTATTCTTGTGTACATGCACGCATCAGTAAAGCTGAACGTTTATACACTGgcaaaaatgcattcaaaagaaagagtgaatctcacaaaaccagTCCAGAACATGTCCAGGTTATATTTGACcccaaaattaaaagtaataagaaataatattttgctttttattattatattattattatatgataattAAGCATAATTTCCACAAAATTCTCACTTCCCTAATgcagaaaaatattatataatgtttaaaattgAGGAAAACATGCTtagtttattgtaaaaaaaaaaaaaaaaaaaaggaaaaaaaaaagttatgttttaaCTCAAAATCTTTATCAGTACTATAGTAACTTCAATCTCAATATATGCAAAACAGAATTTCTAGTTTTAACCCTTTGATTTTGGGGTAAAATGTTGGGAAGCTCATTTCTGCCACTGGACTATAATAATAGTATAAGGTTTAAACTCAATTCTgagaattatgagatttaaacacAATTTAACCACGAGAACAAAATTCTGAATTGTGGGACTAAAAAttgaactgcaagatataaacctGGAATTGCGAGAAATAGTTAGAATTCTGACCAAAAAGAATTAAGTTATAAACTCGAAATTAATAAAGTAAgtcagtttatatctcgtaattcagACTTTTCcacctcagaattctgactttcccTCAATtctaagttctttttttttttttttgcagctaaaaggtcacaattacattttgtcttttttttatgtggCGGAAATTAGCTTCCATAAAAATGTGACCTAGACAATTGTGAGATTCACATATAAACATCTCACAGATTTGAACTGAAACGGCTTCATAACTCATTGAGAGGCACACACAGATATTCTGATATTTGCACGTGTGCACATCTGATACGGAGTAGTCTGATAACTGCAGTGACTTTACATGAAGGGATAACTTTATAAGACAGAGGAGGTAAAAGTGAATTATTCCTTGACTAAATGTGACTGGGACTTGCATCACTCTGCGCTGAATTCCGGACCGAGTTACGGTCTCCGTGCCCGGGCGCGCGCCTTGAGCGCCTGAACACCGCCCACTTAAGCACTGATTGGACAGAAGAGTGAATTAATCAAGGTGAAGCACGCCCCCAAACACAGAACTGTTATTATGTGGGGATTTAATTCTTATACTACAGAATCCAGTaagtaattaatatttaatttaatttaagttttatacAATtttgcaattttctttttttttcttttttttttttatcaaataccaTCAGCTTTGCAGACCTTAATCCTTTTTAAAAGATAGTTAttgaatatgtaaaatggcaataacTGGTATTATACGAAGAACAATGTGGCCTATATATCATGGTAGAAGAATATGTTAATCATTCAGTGGTAACACTTTATCATAATTTGTAAGGATTGAGGTTTATCGTATCCATTCCAGCTTTAGAAAATAGAGgtttctaatatatattttaacatatgcAAGTATTCCTTCAATATGCTTCTCTACACACCTGCAACCTAGACAAAATATGCAGAACCATTTTTTGAAACAATAGCGCCATCTGGTGCAAATTTAAAACCTGTTCAAAACCTGTCTGGGATAGGATGCTTTTCTGCAGTAGGGTGAATTCTGGATTGCAATATACCTGGAATCAGCCTATACTGTACCTACAGTGCAAAGTATGCTCATTTTTGTATCCATTGAACACCAAAATGTGCAATATTCCACCAAGAAGGATATAGTGTATACAGGATTGATGATGTGATTAACATTACATTTCACGTTTCCAGTGTTAGTAAAGCAgacacaataaaatatatatatatatatatatatatatatatttttgcatctcattatttgaatattattaattGACTGAAGTGTTAGTTTTTTCCACAAAACTAGACTGTGAAATATTAAAtagaagattttaaaatataatatatagaacatatacaaatatattatttattattattgtttctgcAATGAGTATATATACAATACTAccgattataaaatattattctatATGTAGTTCTATAAACTATTTTGTAAAAACAGTAAGTCATATTCAGTGTATACTGCACagcatgaacaatgcagtgcagTGGTATTCAAACACGAGCCTGAAAACTCAAATACAGATgacttttaaaatctaaatagattttaaaacactaggtAACATAAACTTGCTGACTTTGTAAAtagttaaaaagaaaaactgactTCCAAGTCCCTCCAAACAcaacaaactaaataaacaaataaaaaattgatGCTAGGTGATGCATGATAAATGAAAACAACATGTTCTTAAATCATCCGACTGGATGAGACCAAAGTCTGAAGCTAAGAAATCGGGAGTCTGTGCCCATcattttctgtgaaatctgtcaactTTGATCTGCAGACTGACTTTCAGCATCCAATGTCAACTCCTCCAGACTGCAAATCCAGACAAAAATCATGTGGTGCTCCAATTCTATATACCCTTTTCCAATCAGGAAAATGCCTAGCATTTCTGTGCAAATTCACATTATACAAGGCTTAAAAATTATTTCTAGGTAAGCAGCTCACTAGATTGAAACAAAGCCAATGATAATTTATGCACAAagctcttaaaaaaacaaacaaaaaaagcaaactgTAAAGGTTTACACACAAATTACTCAAATTCTTTACTTAGTGGTAGAATTCTTCTTTAATATACTTTACAAATGGATATACACCTCTAACGagaaaaagaaatcaaatgaaataaagtaaatCCTCACTAATTGAACAGGCTTTATGGCTGAGCAGTTCAGTAGCCCAGTGCATGCTACCAAATCAGACATGTATTAAAATCCCAGTCTCccacgctcaaacacacacacacacacacacacacacacacacacttgcacacaaacacagtacAAGCATACAGGTATTCTTGTGTACATGCACACATCAGTAAAGCTGAACGTGTATACACTgacaaaaatgcattcaaaagaaagagtgaatctcacaaaaccagTCCAGAACATGTCCAGGTTATATTTGACcccaaaattaaaagtaataagaaataatatttagcattttattattatattattattattattatatgataattAAGCATAATTTCCACAAAATTCTCACTGCCATAATgcagaaaaatattatataatgtttaaaattgAGGAAAACATGCttagttttattgtaaaaaaaaaaaaaaaaaaaatctttatcagTACTATAGTAACTTCAATCTCAATACATGCAAAACAGAATTTCTAGTTTTTACCCTTTGATTTTGGGGTAAAATGTTGGGCAGCTCATTTCTGCCACCGGACTATAATAATAGTATAAGGTTTAAACTCAATTCTgagaattatgagatttaaacacAATTTAAACAAGAGAACAAAAATCTGAATAGTGagactaaaaaatgaaaattgaactGCAAGATATAATCTTGGAATTGCGAGAAATAGTTAGAATTCTGACAAAAAAAGAATTGAGTTATAAACTCGAAATTAAGAAAGTCAgttagtttatatctcgtaattcagACTTTTCCACCTcagaattcatatttttttttgcagataaaaggtcacaattacattttgtctttttttttttatgtggcggAAATGAGCTGCCATAAAAATGGGACCTAGACAATTGTGAGATTCACATATAAACATCTCACAGATTTGAACTGAAACGGCTTCATAACTCATTGAGAGGCACACACAGATATTCTGATATTTGCACGTGTGCACATCTGATACGGAGTAGTCTGATAACTGCAGTGACTTTACATGAAGGGAGGTGCTGAGTTGCAAGTAATGGCTTTAAAGAATCCGCTCGGAAATCCACCGACGTATTCTGCGAGGCATCAGTGCTAAATGTTTTTGCGATTCCTCTTAAGTGGACTCCTCCCCCAGAACTAATGGACCAATGGAACTTTGGGATTTCTATGACATCACTCATGAACATATTAATCTCAGTGTTTGTAGGTTGTCAAGTTTTGAGAAGAAGCAGGCTGCAGAAGTTGGCTTACAACGTATGTCCAGTTAAATGTGGCAAAACACAGAGGCACTAGCATAGGAGGTGACATCAAGAGAGGTTATACCTCCTCATTTTCATGATCACCATCTTtgcacttcttttttttcttttctttttttgtggggggggggagTCAAAGCAAACTTGACTGAGAAGAACCTGCATGAATGTCccctccgaaaaaaaaaaaaaaagatccatcgAAAATTGACATTAAGGCCCACATCTCCCCCTCCCAAATCTTGATCAGGGACTCGTTGCGTCATTCATCATTAACTTTCTTCTTTCCCCAAGTATGTTTTAATAGTTTGAGATTCAGTCTGGAGTGACGTATAGCTGCAAAAGTCACATGCATGTGAGGGTGGCACGACAGAAACATCATCTTGCATAGTTTTTGATGAAGTCCTGAACTTTGTTCCTGAAATCCTCCTAAAACAGGAAGCATTAAGGAAATTGATGGGTTTGGGTAAAACATGAACCCACAAATGCTCTGCCCATAGGGCTAggtgatatattaaacatttatgaTATATTCTCTACTATTTTTGTTGCCAATATACATCATATCAGGATGactttatttcgttttttttctttaaccatTACGTTTCCAAAAGACTGTGCTGATAGACTTTGTAACCGTGTTTAGGAGTGTGCTGATTCTTTACCTTGTCCCGTAAATGATGTTCAGCTGCATCTATATTCAGTGGGTCATCAAAGTTAAGAAGATCCTGTGAGAGAAACAAATGTCTATTGGCATTGACACTCAAAGATGAAATTCTAAAGCATAAAACCCTGATGATCAAACACTGTTCCTGAAGACAGCGTGTGTACTTACAGTGAAGAGTGAATTCAGTCCCCACACTACATCCTAGAGACAAAAAATTGGTGGAAAAACACAGACAAGCCACCATGTAATTAGGATATCTTATCTAGCTGctaattagcatgcatattactagaatattagccatttattagtactaattaagcacatattaatgccttattctacatccctaatcctacccaatacctaaacttaacaactaccttaccaaCTAATAATAAGCAGGTATCTGGCAACTCATGTGTGCCCATGTGTGCCCATGTGCTCTCTGAGGAGGGGTGGAAGGAGAAACAATGctctcctttttttatttatattttgactgCAGTACACATTTCAGTATTCAATATTACATACTGCACCTTTAACATGAGCACAGTGTTTTTAGAATGCAGTGTCATATGCAAGACGTGAGCtccattaatttaaatttaattgaaagaaagaaaaagaaaaaaagaaagacagacagaaagaaagaaagaaagaaagacagaggcAGCATTTCAATACATGTCTGTGAATTTCCTAAGATGAATTATAAAAACACGAATTACCTTTAGTGTACGAGTGGGTGCCCATCCAGTACCATCAATCGAATGCTCACGCAATAAACTTGCAACAAAAAGCAGagattttaacatgtatacaatATCCAccagtggtggatgaggagataccccctgacaatgtaaagcgctttgagtgcttagaaaagcgctatataaatgtaaggaattattattattattattattattatataatttgaagATCACAAATACAGCTGTAAAAAGAATCAAAACAATCTGGAGTCTGTAGCTTTAAGATGGTGACAAAAACAGACACATACCTCAGACAGATCTCCCCAGTTTCTGCAATGTTTGGGTGCCATATTCTAGTTAAGCACTTGACTTTGGGAGGCTGTGGGAAACAGAACATGTTTTGTTGttacaaatgtttgtttgttacaaataaaattaaaatgaacaatacTAAAAGCACCATGAAAAGTACAAAAGTAGTAGTCTATAAGATCAactgtgcatttaatttaaattgctaTATAATTTACTTCTAGTCACTTAACTCAGATATATAATCACTATGTAATGCCTTTGCCTTAGTAATATTTCATGGTTTTCTCTAAACTTAGATACCAGGATTGAGGGTCCATGTCTGAATCTATTCCCGGCCTTTGCTGGGATATAACCAGTGCTGTGAGGTCAAGGATgggtttttatatatgtgtgcatttgtgtgtgcatgcTCAGGCAGCTGTTTTATTGAATTCAGACACTGCAGAGCATCAGTAATGCCAGCAAACATCTATTTAACAAATGGACTAATAAAATCATTGTAGCACGAAGAGTGAATAAGTGTGGCATTTCCCCCAATTACTTCATGATATGTCAGAGGCACTTACCACCATATTATAGGCTTCAGGAACTTCAATCTCAAACTGAAACTTTCCACCAAGGTAATAGCCTTCATCTGACAGAAATGTAAAGTTATATattcacttgaaaaaaaaaaaaaaaacttgcaatgtAAAAAAGAGGAGCAAAGGCCTATACACACAAagagcaacataaaaaaatatatacatactgtacatatatgtgtatgtgtatgtgtctgtctgtatatatatatatatatatatatatatatatatatatatatatatatatatatatatgaaaattttaaatgattttagatttttttcctctGCTGGTTCAAGACAAATTACTCAAAATATAAGATTAATATATAAAGTATCTTATTGTTTCACGAGGTTATGTGAATGTGAAATGGTCCATAggcatataatgttttattttaaatacctgTAAACTGTGTGAAtaggtcttaaagagacagttcacccaaaaaggaaaattaccccataatttattcaccctcaagccatccaaggtTTATATCACTTTCttatttcagacgaatacaattggAGGTATATTAAAAATGCCCTGGCTCTtctaagctttataatggcagtgaatggtggtctAGATTTTGAAGCCAAAAacgtgcatccatccatccatcataaaaagtactccaGACAGCtccatttttgtaaaataaatatacatgtttAAAACCTTATACTGTTGTACACTTTCACAagagagtggtgctttttttaatacaattccGATCGTATATTCGTCAGAAAGAAGAAAGTGGGGTGAGGGTgtgtaaatcatggggtaattttcatttttgggtgaactatccctttaatatcggGCATGAATAGGTGATGAAAAGAGATCAGAATTACCTGGTGAAATGGCCAACTGGAAGTGACAGAGTTTGTTTTCATCAGGAAACGTAACTTTACAGGTATCTgcagaaagaataataataatgtttattatagTTCTTAAATCACAAAAAATAGAATTTAACATATGCATAACAGCTGACACATACAAACAGGTTTGTAGATGTATGAAAGCAAGAgcattagggatgcaccaaaattTAAAACCATGGCAATTCTGATAAACCAATAATATTTTCATGTTACGGCCGATATTCAATCTCTATAATATTTAGTCAAATGAAACactaaaaattaaatcaaataattttaaaagttatacacatacatactaacacacacgcatatataaatatatatatatatatatatatatatttcattttgatgttataagtacagtcgtggccaaaagttttgagaattacataaatattagttttcaaaaagtttgctgctaaactgcttttagatctttgtttcagttgtttctgtgatgtactgaaatataattacaagcacttcatacgtttcaaaggcttttattgacaattacatgacatttatgcaaagagtcagtatttgcagtgttggcccttctttttcaggacctctgcaattcgactgggcatgctctcaaagtggcttctttgctccccttcttgacaccaggccatcttccaaaagtcttggcctcactgtgcgtgcagatgcactcacacctgcctgctgccattcctgagcaagctctgcactggtggcactccgatcccgcagctgaatcctctttaggagatgatcctggcgcttgctggactttct
Encoded proteins:
- the LOC132142369 gene encoding NEDD8-conjugating enzyme UBE2F-like — translated: MLTLASKLKREEGMRAGQTLAGSNDAAHRVSIRDRLLIKEVAELEANLPNTCKVTFPDENKLCHFQLAISPDEGYYLGGKFQFEIEVPEAYNMVPPKVKCLTRIWHPNIAETGEICLSLLREHSIDGTGWAPTRTLKDVVWGLNSLFTDLLNFDDPLNIDAAEHHLRDKEDFRNKVQDFIKNYAR